One region of Juglans regia cultivar Chandler chromosome 4, Walnut 2.0, whole genome shotgun sequence genomic DNA includes:
- the LOC118348148 gene encoding uncharacterized protein LOC118348148: MAKAYDSIDCDFLIHVMASFGFSMILCDLIRNCISTPWFSVVMNGSAKGFFSSGHGLRQGDHLSPYLFILVKEVLSRLLKQKFADEWSGQVVSNGKSYIFFSKHVTAARKRNPLLLTSCSEGFFRVKYLGVPLKVGRLKISHFDDLLNCIRRKLDRWQNRFLSSGTRLLLLRHVFASIPIHLFPMLHAPKAVMAAVNCSMSNLFLGSWNRKQKCKWVAWHKVCAPTQERGLGLRKSEEVQDSLFMKLAWNLQTGDAIWANFFKHKYLEACLLTAGDAVSPEEIMESAYGIMVSVSCLFDSKRCKACMEGERISLGLLWGSIKAVIA, encoded by the exons ATGGCTAAGGCATATGATAGCATTGACTGTGACTTCTTAATTCATGTTATGGCTTCATTTGGGTTTTCTATGATACTCTGTGATTTGATCAGAAATTGTATCTCGACTCCTTGGTTCTCTGTGGTTATGAATGGTTCGGCAAAAGGGTTTTTCTCAAGTGGACATGGCCTGCGTCAAGGTGATCATCTGTCACCATACTTGTTTATTCTCGTCAAAGAGGTGCTCTCCAGATTGTTAAAGCAGAAGTTTGCTGATG AGTGGTCTGGTCAGGTGGTGAGCAATGGAAAatcctatattttcttttctaaacaTGTGACTGCTGCTCGGAAAAGGAATCCTCTACTGTTGACTTCTTGCTCTGAAGGTTTTTTTCGGGTTAAATACTTGGGTGTGCCTCTTAAGGTAGGCCGGCTAAAAATTTCGCATTTTGATGATTTATTGAATTGCATTCGACGGAAATTGGACAGATGGCAGAATCGGTTTTTATCTTCTGGTACTCGCCTTCTTTTATTGAGACATGTTTTTGCTAGTATACCAATTCATTTGTTCCCTATGTTGCATGCTCCTAAGGCTGTTATGGCAGCTGTAAATTGCTCGATGAGTAATTTGTTTTTGGGATCCTGGAATAGAAAACAAAAGTGCAAGTGGGTTGCTTGGCACAAAGTTTGCGCACCGACTCAGGAAAGGGGTTTGGGTCTTCGAAAATCAGAGGAAGTTCAAGATTCTCTATTTATGAAGCTTGCTTGGAACTTACAGACAGGCGATGCTATATGGGCTAATTTCTTCAAGCATAA ATATTTGGAGGCGTGTCTCTTGACAGCTGGGGATGCCGTATCACCTGAAGAGATCATGGAGAGCGCCTATGGAATTATGGTTTCGGTGAGCTGCTTATTCGACTCAAAAAG ATGTAAAGCTTGTATGGAAGGTGAAAGAATTTCTTTGGGCTTGTTATGGGGTTCGATTAAGGCTGTTATTGCATGA